Genomic DNA from Terriglobales bacterium:
TCCCCGCCTACCTGGCCATCCTGGTGAGCGGATGGTTCAGCGCCTTCGCCGGCTACGCCTACGTGGCCTGGGGGCCGGAGCTGGTGCAGGACTACAAGGGCTTCAGCCCGCGCGAGAGCGGGCTGGTGCTGGGCGCGACCATCGTGGTGGCGGGGCTGGGCGGCATCATGACCGGGGCCGCGCTCTCCGACCGCCTGGCACGGCGCTCCTCCTGGGGGCGGGCGGCCATCATCCCGGTGGGCTTCCTGATCTCGGCACCACTCACCTACGCTGCCCTCGAGGCCACCAGCAAACCCCTGTTCGTCGCCCTGTTCGCCGTGGGGACGTTCTTCCTGGCCTGGTACCACGGGCCCACCACCGCCACCATCCACGACCTGGTGCCGGAGCGCGGGCGCGCTACCGCCCTCGGCCTCTACTATCTCTTCATCAATCTGTGTTCCATGGCGCTGGCGCCCTACCTGGTGGGCAAGCTCGCCGACCGCTACACCCTGGTGGTGGCCCTGCGCGCGGCGGTGGCGGCGCAGGTGCTGGGCGGGCTGCTCTTCCTGGTGGTGGTCTGGCTGGTGCGGCAGCGGTCGGAAGAGCCGCTGCTGGCCGCGCCCGAGCCCGAAGCCGAGGGCTGAACCAGGCTCAAGCGGAGGAGAATCTTGGGGTGGGTGGTGGGATTTGAACCCACGACAGCCGGAGCCACAGTCCGGAGTTCTACCGCTGAACTACACCCACCGTCCGTGCTTCGATTATAGCAACGGGGTCGGAGAACTGTCGCGGTGGGAGAAAGAGGGTAGCTGGCAGTTGCTAGCTGGCAGCTACGAGGGAGAATCCGGAAGCAGGGAATCTGTCCCTCAGCTACCAGCGATTGACTCCCATCTTCAGGCCCTGCCTACGCCCACGTACTGGAAGCCGAGGGCGCGGAGGCGGGTGGCGTCGAGCAGGTTCTT
This window encodes:
- a CDS encoding MFS transporter, yielding MSFRDFDRRQWQVLAVLMLVNFVNYVDRQIVFSLFPALRHDFNLSYAQLGELATAFTVVLSLGSLPLAVLADRFSRRAVIGAGVLFWSAATFFSGLAGSFRSLLVARGLVGVGEAAYTPAGAAILSATFPERVRARVQGAFDVGMFLGGATGIALGGVLAEWLGWRPAFFLVGAPGLALGLLAFRLPEPPHRVQEERVPVGDLLRIPAYLAILVSGWFSAFAGYAYVAWGPELVQDYKGFSPRESGLVLGATIVVAGLGGIMTGAALSDRLARRSSWGRAAIIPVGFLISAPLTYAALEATSKPLFVALFAVGTFFLAWYHGPTTATIHDLVPERGRATALGLYYLFINLCSMALAPYLVGKLADRYTLVVALRAAVAAQVLGGLLFLVVVWLVRQRSEEPLLAAPEPEAEG